The DNA region AATTATAACATTAGCAACATCATCGTTTATTGCCGAGCCTAAAAACACTATTCTATCTTTTAATAACCTTGAATAAATATCGTAGGCTCTTTCATACCTTCCTTCTGTTTCTATAACCACCGGCATTGGTATCGCCACATTTATCGCCTTCCTTTTCTCACTTTTTCTAAAACTTTGTCTGTCGCAAGCGGTGTTAAGATTATTTGCCCACTATCCATATATATAACAGTTTTTACTCCCTTGCCATAAGTTGCATCAATCAAACTTGTAGAACCTTTTATAAAAATCTCACCGCTTTCTTCCTCTTCGGCTTGAGTAATAATATCTATACCCTGATATATCTTTTTTATCTTTCTAAATTGTATAAAATTTTCTGGTAATATCGAATGGATCCTTTCTGCAGGGATAAATACACCTTTTCCTACTGGAACAAACATGATTGTTCCTCCTTTACTCTCGTCCTGAACCTCTATGTTTTTACAAACTTAATTTTAACATATTCATATTTGAATTTATAAACTTCCCTTTATTTTACTTTACTTTGATTATACAAAAAAAATATTGTTTTTTTATTAATTTTTTCTTAATTACTGTTTATTTAATAAATTAGAGGTGTTTATATTTATATTTATACTTCTTCTTCCCATTTTCTTACTCTTTCTATAGCTTTTTTCCATCCATTGTACAATCTTGTCCTTTCTTCTTGGCTCATATTTGGAACGAAAGTTTTTTCACATTTCCAAACATGTTTTAATTCGTCTTTGTTCTTCCAATAACCAACTGATAAACCAGCTAAAAAAGCAGCTCCTAAAGCTGTAGTCTCAGGAATTGCGGGTCTTTCAACTTCTATCCCTAATATATCAGCTTGAAATTGCATAAGAAAATTATTTACAACAGCCCCACCATCAACCCTCAATTTTTTTAATGAGAATCCAGAATCATCTTCCATAGCTTCTAAAACATCTCTTGTGCTATAAGCAATTGATTCTAAAGTAGCTCTAATTATATGTTCTTTTTTGGTTCCTCTTGTTAAACCTAATATTCCTCCCCGGGCATACATGTCCCAATAAGGGGCTCCTAAACCTGTGAAGGCAGGAACAAAATACACACCAGCGTTGTCTTCTACTTTACTAGCATAATATTCAGAATCAATAGCCGAATCAATTAATCGCAATTGGTCACGAAGCCATTGGATAGCAGCCCCAGCAACAAATACCGAACCTTCAAGCGCATATTCTATTTTCCCATCTAATCCCCAGGCAATAGTTGTTAGCAAACCTTTTTTAGATTTCACTGGTACGTCCTTTGTATTTAAGAGCATAAAACAGCCTGTGCCATAAGTATTCTTTACCATTCCTTTTTCAAAACATAATTGTCCAAATGTAGCAGCCTGCTGATCACCAGCAATTCCTGAAATAGGAACGCTTGCACCAAAAATTCCTGGATCTGTATAACCATATATTTCGCTTGATTCTTTAACGGCAGGTAACAACGATGGTGGAATATTTAATATTTCTAAAAGTTCCTCGTCCCATTTTAAGTCAAATATGTTGTACAACATAGTTCTAGAAGCATTAGAATAATCTGTCACATGTATTTTTCCCTGAGTTAATTTCCATATCAACCAAGAATCAACGGTACCAAACCTTAATTCTCCATTAAAAGCTTTTTGTCTAACACCTTCTACATTCTCTAAGATCCATTCTATTTTTGTTGCTGAAAAATAAGCATCTATCTGTAATCCAGTTTTATCTTTTATTAAATTTTCAAACCCTTTTTTTCTCAAGTCATCACATATTGAAGAAGTTCTTCTATCTTGCCAAACTATGGCATTATAAACAGGATTACCAGTTTTTGCATCCCATATAATTGTTGTTTCTCTTTGATTAGTTATACCTATAGCCGAAATCTGTTCTGGTCTAATATTAGAAACTCCTAAAACATTTGCAATTACTCCTATTGTTGTTCCCCATATTTCGTCTGGATTATGTTCAACCCAGCCGGGTTTTGGATAAAGCTGTGAAAACTCTCTCTGTGATGCGTTTATTATGTTACCTTCATGATCGAAAATTATCGCTCTTGAACTTGTTGTTCCTTGGTCTATTGCAAGAATATAGTTTTTCAAAGTTAAACCTCCTTATTTGTTTTTTATACTCACTTTAGAAATTCCAAAATCCTTATTATATGTATATTTTAGCGTTGATTTTTTTTACAAAATACCTTCCCGCCTCTAATCCTTACTAATTCTTAATTTCTTTGCCTTTTTCGGTACTTGTACCAAAGGAAGGGGGGAGAGGGCTCCGCCCTGGACCCGCTTTTAAAATCAAAACCTCGTTTTTAGAAAATTTCTCATTTCTAAAGTCCCTATGTTTTTTATACTCACTTATAAATCAAAAATCTTCATTTTTAGGGTTTTATATTGTTTATATAAAAAGAAGTTCATTCTAAATTATTGTTTCAAATATTTTTACCATCGCTATAGATATAATCGCAGCTATCGACGGGGTTCCAATCCAACCAATTACTACTTTTAATATAGTTTTATTGTTGAAAGTCCGTGTTCCTGTTGCTAATCCAACACCGATTATGGCTCCTATAATTGCTTGTGCAATGCTAACAGGTATACCTATCAAAGAATAAAACCATAATGTAATTGCCGTAGCTAAAATCGAAATTAGAGATGAAAAATGATCTAGTTCTACAATATCTTTGCCAACGGTGTTTAATACTTTGCGGTTTGTCATTAAAATACCAACACCTATTGAAACTCCGCCTATCAAAGCTAAAATAAACGGTGAGTATAAAATGTTTACGTACACTCCTGTAACGTTAGCAACATTATTTGCACCTAAGGAATAAGAACTATAAATTATAACAACCCAACTTAATATTTTAATGAATACATCCTGATATATAACGTTTATAAGATTCTTAAAAACTAACGCTAAAATCCTATAACAAACGACAGCAATTATTAAGGCTCCAAATGGAGTTAAAAGCCAAGAAATGAAAATATCTTTTAGTATGTTAAGGTTAATTTCTCCTTTTAAAATACTCATTCCAACTAAAGACCCAACTACTGCTTGCGTCGCTGAAGCAGGAAGAGCTAAATTACTCATTATTATAATGGTTAAAAAAGCACATATCATAGATAAAGAAAGTGAAATTAAATCTAACTTAACTAAATTAGATAAAGTATTAAACCCTTTATTTCCTCCAATAATAGAACCTAAAACAACAAAAATACTTGAAGCTACTAGTGCTTTTCTATAAGAAATCAATCCCGAAAGAACAGGTGGTCCTAATATGCTCGGTGAATTGTTTGAACCGAGAGCCCATCCCAAAAGTAATGCGGGAATTAAATATAAAAAGCTTACTTCATTCATAGTTATATACCTTCCTATTGAAATTTTTTATAAAACATTAATTAATAAAAATACTCACTTTAGAAATTTTAAAACTTAGTTTTTTCAAAAATACCTATATGGTTCTGATACTTACAATTTTTGGTTTCTTTAACTTCTTTGGTACTTGTATCCTTAAAATACTTATTCAAAAATTTTCATCGCTAAAGTGCTATAGTAAAAAATAGAATAAAAAACAAAAGACCATATCCTTTAATAAAGGCAGGCTTTATTCAGGATATGGTTTTCTCTCAATCACTACCATATCGTGATCATATTTTGAAAAATATTAATTCTTATTATATATGTATT from Petrotoga sp. 9PWA.NaAc.5.4 includes:
- a CDS encoding inorganic phosphate transporter → MNEVSFLYLIPALLLGWALGSNNSPSILGPPVLSGLISYRKALVASSIFVVLGSIIGGNKGFNTLSNLVKLDLISLSLSMICAFLTIIIMSNLALPASATQAVVGSLVGMSILKGEINLNILKDIFISWLLTPFGALIIAVVCYRILALVFKNLINVIYQDVFIKILSWVVIIYSSYSLGANNVANVTGVYVNILYSPFILALIGGVSIGVGILMTNRKVLNTVGKDIVELDHFSSLISILATAITLWFYSLIGIPVSIAQAIIGAIIGVGLATGTRTFNNKTILKVVIGWIGTPSIAAIISIAMVKIFETII
- the glpK gene encoding glycerol kinase GlpK produces the protein MKNYILAIDQGTTSSRAIIFDHEGNIINASQREFSQLYPKPGWVEHNPDEIWGTTIGVIANVLGVSNIRPEQISAIGITNQRETTIIWDAKTGNPVYNAIVWQDRRTSSICDDLRKKGFENLIKDKTGLQIDAYFSATKIEWILENVEGVRQKAFNGELRFGTVDSWLIWKLTQGKIHVTDYSNASRTMLYNIFDLKWDEELLEILNIPPSLLPAVKESSEIYGYTDPGIFGASVPISGIAGDQQAATFGQLCFEKGMVKNTYGTGCFMLLNTKDVPVKSKKGLLTTIAWGLDGKIEYALEGSVFVAGAAIQWLRDQLRLIDSAIDSEYYASKVEDNAGVYFVPAFTGLGAPYWDMYARGGILGLTRGTKKEHIIRATLESIAYSTRDVLEAMEDDSGFSLKKLRVDGGAVVNNFLMQFQADILGIEVERPAIPETTALGAAFLAGLSVGYWKNKDELKHVWKCEKTFVPNMSQEERTRLYNGWKKAIERVRKWEEEV
- a CDS encoding DUF370 domain-containing protein produces the protein MFVPVGKGVFIPAERIHSILPENFIQFRKIKKIYQGIDIITQAEEEESGEIFIKGSTSLIDATYGKGVKTVIYMDSGQIILTPLATDKVLEKVRKGRR